One part of the Methanofastidiosum sp. genome encodes these proteins:
- a CDS encoding DJ-1/PfpI family protein codes for MTSILMWVAQEGFRDEELFIPKSTFEEKGYNVTVVSHNKGTAWSKFGKIIEVRGIDEVDLEDYDAFLLVGGPGSFNLTDDKKLHEYIKDAQKNLNLLAGICYSPNIMARSGVLKGKKATVWGGPDIFDKEGVIFEDKNVVKDGKIITANGPDAALEWAEEIINYLKCGCEK; via the coding sequence ATGACAAGCATTTTGATGTGGGTTGCCCAGGAAGGGTTTAGAGATGAAGAGTTATTTATTCCAAAATCAACATTTGAAGAAAAAGGATACAATGTAACTGTTGTTTCTCACAACAAAGGAACAGCTTGGAGTAAATTTGGCAAGATCATTGAAGTACGTGGTATTGATGAAGTTGATTTAGAAGATTATGATGCCTTCCTATTGGTAGGTGGTCCAGGATCTTTTAATCTTACAGATGACAAAAAACTCCATGAATACATTAAGGATGCCCAAAAGAATCTTAATTTATTAGCCGGGATATGTTATTCCCCTAACATAATGGCCAGATCGGGAGTTCTGAAAGGTAAAAAGGCCACAGTATGGGGTGGGCCTGACATTTTCGATAAAGAAGGTGTAATTTTCGAGGACAAGAATGTCGTAAAGGATGGAAAAATTATAACTGCAAATGGTCCTGATGCAGCTCTTGAATGGGCAGAAGAAATAATAAATTATCTCAAATGCGGATGTGAGAAATAA